The proteins below come from a single Halomonas binhaiensis genomic window:
- a CDS encoding electron transfer flavoprotein-ubiquinone oxidoreductase yields the protein MTEQIERDTMEFDVVIVGAGPSGLAAACRLMQQANEAEQELTVCVVEKGSEVGAHILSGAILEPRALFELFPDWEERGAPLTTPAVRDELYLLKDAEKAQKLPNALVPKSMHNTGGDITRYVISAGNLCRWLAEQAESLGVEVFPGFAAQEVIIEDDVVRGILIGDMGVGADGQPKDSHMPGMELRAKYTLFAEGARGHLGKRLIKHYGLDAGKDPQHYGIGLKELWDVPADKHEPGLILHGSGWPLDKHTHGGWFLYHAENQQVVVGLIMDLAYQNPWLSPFDEFQRMKHHPVLKQYLEDGKRVAYGARAVVKGGINSLPKMTFPGGLLIGCDAGTLNFAKIKGIHTAMKSGLIAAESVFEAITDGDEGGQELADFTTRWETSWAYQELQESASFGPAIHKYGTVGGGAYNFLDQLLGGKLPTVHDTHPDFATLKPASECEKIEYPKPDGKISFDKASSVFLSNTNHEEDQPCHLRLADTEIPIRDNLPKYAEPAQRYCPAGVYEVVEDDQGQAKFQINFQNCVHCKTCDIKDPAQNITWVAPEGGGGPNYPNM from the coding sequence ATGACAGAACAAATAGAACGCGACACTATGGAATTCGATGTCGTCATCGTTGGAGCCGGCCCTTCCGGCCTGGCAGCGGCTTGCCGATTGATGCAGCAAGCCAACGAAGCCGAACAGGAACTGACGGTATGTGTCGTGGAAAAAGGCTCGGAGGTAGGCGCTCATATTCTGTCAGGTGCCATCCTTGAGCCCCGCGCCTTGTTCGAGCTTTTCCCCGACTGGGAAGAGCGTGGCGCGCCCCTCACCACGCCAGCGGTTCGTGATGAACTCTATCTACTCAAGGATGCCGAAAAGGCCCAGAAACTGCCCAATGCTCTGGTGCCCAAGAGCATGCACAACACAGGCGGCGATATCACCCGCTACGTGATCAGTGCTGGCAACTTGTGTCGCTGGCTGGCAGAACAGGCTGAAAGCCTGGGTGTCGAGGTCTTTCCCGGATTCGCTGCCCAGGAAGTTATCATCGAGGATGACGTGGTGCGCGGCATTCTGATTGGTGACATGGGCGTGGGCGCCGACGGTCAGCCCAAGGACAGCCATATGCCTGGCATGGAACTGCGCGCCAAGTACACGCTGTTCGCCGAGGGTGCCCGAGGCCATCTGGGCAAGCGTCTGATCAAGCACTACGGACTCGATGCCGGCAAGGATCCTCAGCACTACGGCATTGGCCTCAAGGAGCTGTGGGATGTACCCGCCGACAAGCATGAGCCCGGCCTGATCCTGCATGGCTCTGGTTGGCCGCTGGACAAGCATACACATGGCGGCTGGTTCCTGTATCACGCAGAGAATCAGCAGGTTGTCGTCGGCCTGATCATGGACCTGGCCTACCAGAACCCCTGGCTGTCGCCCTTCGACGAATTCCAGCGCATGAAGCACCACCCTGTTCTCAAGCAGTACCTGGAGGATGGCAAGCGTGTGGCCTATGGCGCGCGCGCCGTAGTCAAGGGTGGTATCAATAGCCTACCGAAGATGACCTTCCCTGGAGGCCTGCTGATCGGCTGTGATGCCGGCACCCTGAACTTCGCCAAGATCAAGGGCATCCATACTGCGATGAAGTCTGGCCTGATCGCGGCAGAAAGCGTTTTCGAAGCCATCACGGACGGAGATGAAGGTGGCCAGGAGTTGGCCGACTTCACTACCAGATGGGAAACCAGTTGGGCATATCAGGAGCTTCAGGAAAGCGCCAGCTTTGGTCCAGCAATCCATAAATATGGCACCGTCGGCGGTGGCGCTTACAACTTCCTCGATCAATTGCTTGGCGGGAAGCTGCCTACCGTGCATGACACTCATCCGGACTTCGCCACGCTCAAGCCGGCGTCGGAGTGCGAGAAGATCGAGTATCCCAAGCCCGACGGCAAGATCTCCTTCGACAAGGCTTCTTCCGTATTTCTGTCGAACACCAACCACGAAGAAGATCAGCCCTGTCACCTGCGCCTGGCCGATACCGAGATTCCGATCCGCGATAATCTGCCCAAATACGCCGAGCCTGCCCAGCGATACTGCCCAGCGGGCGTCTACGAGGTGGTAGAGGATGATCAGGGACAAGCCAAGTTCCAGATCAACTTCCAGAACTGTGTCCACTGCAAGACCTGCGACATCAAGGACCCAGCACAGAACATCACCTGGGTTGCTCCGGAAGGCGGCGGCGGTCCCAACTACCCCAATATGTAG
- a CDS encoding electron transfer flavoprotein subunit beta/FixA family protein, whose product MKVLVAVKRVIDYNVKIRVKPDHSDVDLTNVKMAMNPFCEIAVEEAVRLKEKGVASEIVAVTVGPKAAQEQLRTALALGVDRAVHVETDATVESLAAAKALAKVVEAEQPGLVILGKQAIDSDNNQVGQMLAALSGMPQATFASEVVVEGDQLKVTREVDGGLQTLSLSLPAVVTTDLRLNEPRYAKLPDIMKAKKKPLEVKTPADLGVDVASRLTLVKVEPPAERQAGIKVGSVDELVDKLKNEAKVI is encoded by the coding sequence ATGAAAGTACTCGTCGCGGTCAAACGCGTCATCGATTACAACGTCAAGATCCGGGTCAAGCCGGATCATTCCGACGTCGATCTCACCAACGTCAAGATGGCCATGAACCCCTTCTGTGAGATCGCCGTGGAAGAAGCGGTTCGCCTCAAGGAAAAAGGCGTGGCCAGCGAAATCGTGGCGGTGACCGTCGGTCCCAAGGCCGCTCAGGAACAGCTGCGCACCGCTCTGGCGCTGGGCGTCGACCGAGCCGTGCACGTGGAAACCGACGCGACGGTAGAGTCCCTCGCCGCGGCCAAGGCCCTGGCCAAGGTGGTCGAGGCTGAACAGCCGGGCCTGGTGATCCTGGGCAAGCAGGCCATCGACTCCGACAACAACCAGGTCGGGCAGATGCTCGCGGCGTTGAGCGGTATGCCCCAGGCCACCTTTGCCTCGGAAGTAGTCGTTGAAGGCGACCAGCTCAAGGTCACCCGGGAAGTCGATGGCGGCCTGCAGACCCTGTCGCTCAGTCTGCCGGCGGTGGTCACGACCGACCTGCGGCTCAACGAGCCGCGCTACGCCAAGCTGCCGGACATCATGAAGGCCAAGAAGAAGCCGCTGGAGGTCAAGACGCCGGCGGATCTGGGGGTGGATGTCGCCTCGCGCCTGACGCTGGTCAAGGTCGAGCCGCCGGCGGAGCGCCA